Proteins encoded within one genomic window of Candidatus Krumholzibacteriia bacterium:
- a CDS encoding DUF2141 domain-containing protein has protein sequence MQFRQLRVVILGGILLPVVLSAALPIEGTMPPAPPDALTPTLTAPPDSLAPTPGAPPDSLAPAAAGGQVTHATVIRAVALGLRHHRGEVRMSIFAKKDGFPDHDELSLQWGRATIAGDSATFVFTPLPSGRYAVSVFHDENGDGSMQKDFLGRPSEGWGVSRDVKARFGPPSFAAAAFDAAGDTLTVRLHLRY, from the coding sequence GTGCAATTCCGGCAGCTGCGGGTCGTGATCCTCGGCGGCATTCTACTGCCGGTCGTGCTGTCCGCTGCGTTGCCCATCGAAGGCACCATGCCTCCTGCTCCACCGGATGCGCTCACGCCTACTCTGACCGCCCCCCCTGATTCGCTCGCGCCAACTCCGGGAGCTCCCCCTGATTCGCTCGCCCCGGCAGCTGCCGGCGGACAGGTGACGCACGCCACGGTGATCCGAGCCGTAGCTCTCGGCTTGCGACACCACCGCGGCGAAGTGCGCATGTCGATCTTCGCCAAGAAAGATGGCTTCCCTGACCACGACGAACTGAGCCTGCAGTGGGGCAGGGCGACGATTGCGGGCGACAGCGCCACCTTCGTATTCACTCCATTGCCGTCGGGGCGCTATGCGGTTTCCGTCTTCCATGACGAGAACGGCGACGGGAGCATGCAAAAGGACTTCCTCGGTCGGCCGAGCGAGGGCTGGGGTGTGTCGCGTGACGTCAAGGCCCGCTTCGGACCACCAAGTTTTGCCGCTGCCGCCTTCGACGCTGCGGGCGACACGCTCACGGTACGCTTGCACCTGCGCTACTGA